In Sphingobacterium thalpophilum, a genomic segment contains:
- a CDS encoding GNAT family N-acetyltransferase, with protein MEIRNIERDERGNFIAEVENNEAGILEYTWQNDHEFSIDHTEVYDEYQGMSVGKKLVLEAVDYARKNDAKIIPNCPYAKAIFDKTIAFQDVLA; from the coding sequence ATGGAAATAAGAAACATCGAAAGGGACGAAAGAGGCAATTTTATTGCAGAAGTTGAAAATAATGAAGCCGGAATTTTAGAGTATACATGGCAAAACGATCATGAGTTTTCCATTGATCATACAGAAGTCTACGACGAATATCAGGGAATGAGTGTGGGAAAAAAATTGGTACTGGAGGCGGTCGACTATGCACGAAAAAACGATGCCAAAATTATCCCAAATTGTCCCTATGCGAAAGCTATCTTTGATAAAACAATAGCTTTTCAAGATGTATTGGCATAA
- a CDS encoding tyrosine-type recombinase/integrase encodes MATNNIAKYITGFLGVYLPHERNVSPNTISAYRDGFVSFFSFLRDEKQIKIENAILSDINRDNVVEYLRWLIERQGNSIATRNNRLAAIHSFVAYLQYDSIEYLDQWQKVLKIGNLKKAHPTPVYFTKEGIKLLLEQPDSASYQGLRHLTVLALMYDTGCRVQELADLTVESMRIQYQPYSIKVYGKGRKVRIVPLSEHVVVILKKYMERYNVDYEIDIKRPIFCNSAGNKLTRAGITYILKKYADMARIYDSNLIPEVTSCHQLRHSRAIHLLQSGVNLVWIRDLLGHTSVQTTEIYARADSKQKREAIEQASECLTPNQVTGEWIDNSNLITWLKGLGKK; translated from the coding sequence ATGGCAACGAATAACATAGCAAAATATATCACAGGTTTCCTTGGTGTGTATCTTCCGCACGAGCGAAACGTCAGCCCCAATACCATATCCGCGTACCGCGATGGTTTTGTCTCCTTTTTTTCCTTCTTGAGGGATGAGAAACAGATAAAGATTGAAAATGCGATTTTGTCAGATATTAATAGGGATAATGTGGTTGAATATCTACGATGGCTGATTGAGCGGCAGGGAAACAGTATTGCGACGCGCAATAATAGATTGGCAGCGATACATTCCTTTGTAGCATATCTTCAGTATGATAGCATCGAATACCTGGATCAGTGGCAAAAAGTCCTGAAGATTGGAAATCTGAAAAAAGCACATCCTACCCCGGTATACTTTACAAAAGAAGGAATAAAGCTTCTACTTGAACAACCGGATAGTGCATCTTATCAAGGGCTGAGACACCTTACGGTCCTTGCTTTGATGTATGATACAGGTTGTCGGGTACAGGAACTGGCTGACCTGACGGTAGAGTCAATGCGAATACAGTATCAGCCATACTCGATCAAGGTATATGGAAAAGGAAGAAAAGTGAGAATAGTACCGCTTTCTGAGCATGTCGTCGTAATACTCAAGAAGTATATGGAAAGGTACAATGTTGACTACGAGATTGATATAAAAAGACCGATCTTTTGTAATAGCGCGGGGAATAAACTCACCAGAGCCGGTATAACCTATATCTTAAAGAAATATGCAGATATGGCCCGTATATACGATTCTAATCTTATTCCCGAGGTTACCAGTTGCCATCAGTTAAGGCATAGTCGCGCAATCCACCTGTTGCAATCTGGTGTAAATCTGGTTTGGATAAGGGATCTTTTGGGGCATACCTCGGTCCAGACCACAGAGATATATGCAAGGGCCGACTCAAAACAGAAAAGAGAGGCTATAGAACAGGCATCGGAATGCCTTACACCTAACCAGGTTACCGGAGAATGGATCGATAACAGTAACTTGATAACTTGGCTGAAAGGGCTGGGTAAGAAATAA
- a CDS encoding tyrosine-type recombinase/integrase, with the protein MTDPFDYRGVLAPYMKALIRIKESCGSTVLSTKWTYKEFDEFTIIYGLSNPVITKDLIGAWAKSRENDCSRTFYGKCSRLAQLAKYMNEHGVKSYIMPLPKCTNDRGFVPYIFTEEQMLAIFRESDGLQRGSHRKDDPIISLPCLFRLLYSTGLRITEATSLRNKDVDPDRNVLRVGTWGNTKNGEERLVPICSSLKEALLKYLHYRSMLPVKGVTDSERPFFIKLNGTAVSSANAYNWFKKVYTKCGIAYKGECFGPRVHDIRHTMATHSLAKMIRKGLDVYTALPLLAACLGHKSLTSTEEYVRLTCNEYPELLEMCISLNEFIYPQKDGNE; encoded by the coding sequence ATGACTGATCCATTTGACTATCGGGGAGTATTGGCTCCTTATATGAAAGCCCTGATCCGGATCAAAGAATCCTGTGGGTCCACCGTGCTATCAACCAAATGGACTTACAAAGAGTTTGACGAGTTCACCATAATATATGGTTTATCAAATCCAGTTATCACGAAAGATCTGATAGGTGCCTGGGCAAAGTCCAGGGAAAATGATTGTAGTAGAACATTCTATGGAAAATGCTCCCGTCTGGCCCAACTGGCGAAATACATGAATGAGCACGGGGTTAAATCATATATCATGCCTTTGCCAAAATGTACGAACGATCGTGGTTTTGTACCCTATATCTTCACTGAAGAGCAGATGCTGGCCATATTCCGGGAATCTGACGGGCTTCAGCGAGGAAGCCATCGAAAAGATGACCCAATTATATCCCTACCCTGTCTTTTTCGACTTTTATATAGTACAGGCCTAAGAATCACAGAAGCAACCTCGCTGCGAAACAAGGATGTGGATCCCGACAGGAATGTATTAAGGGTTGGCACTTGGGGCAATACTAAAAATGGAGAAGAACGCCTGGTTCCCATATGCAGCTCTTTAAAGGAGGCCCTTCTGAAATATTTACATTACAGGAGCATGCTCCCCGTAAAAGGCGTTACTGATAGCGAACGTCCATTCTTCATTAAATTGAATGGTACAGCCGTGTCTTCCGCCAACGCATACAACTGGTTCAAAAAGGTATATACGAAATGTGGAATTGCATATAAAGGTGAATGCTTTGGTCCTCGGGTGCATGATATAAGACACACCATGGCAACGCATTCTCTTGCAAAAATGATAAGAAAAGGGCTTGATGTGTACACTGCCCTTCCATTACTGGCTGCTTGTCTGGGACACAAGTCTCTTACATCCACCGAAGAATATGTGAGACTCACCTGCAACGAATATCCCGAACTATTGGAAATGTGTATTTCCCTCAATGAATTTATATATCCCCAAAAAGATGGCAACGAATAA
- a CDS encoding tyrosine-type recombinase/integrase, producing MEIQNLIERTNQLLKEARYSGSRIYTYNWLWKKGILVYMHSRGLVDYDENVGNEYMLTCRDGFNVTFHHRDLIKSIEVLTHVLLDSNLGGRRQHVVQHPLRGDIGAAAIQYLEYLKSLGLNEKKTLQRYRKTMSNFIEYLLELGIDNRSGITEEAIVRYVESREYQQKEYIDTTRRFLLFLFRENIIAKDYSYMLKSLGKKIKRVKAPSFYAPDEVQKIETSISRSSNIGKRNYAMLLLCSRLGLRVSDIANLSFSDINWETNKITLVQYKTGNPLTLPLLPIVGNAIIDYVRYARPKSMSDKVFLSCRPPYGALNGGAVHGAILIVFKSSGIEFGNRHHGGHALRFSLAQRMLDKSTPISIISETLGHSEADTTRTYVRIDLSHMLGCVLDVPESSDCFYTQRGGWFYD from the coding sequence ATGGAAATTCAAAATCTTATTGAACGTACTAACCAACTTTTAAAAGAGGCCAGATATTCAGGCAGTCGTATCTACACCTATAATTGGTTGTGGAAGAAAGGCATCCTTGTTTATATGCACTCAAGAGGCTTGGTTGACTACGACGAAAACGTCGGCAACGAATATATGCTGACGTGCCGTGATGGTTTCAACGTTACATTCCATCATCGCGACCTTATTAAAAGTATTGAAGTGTTGACCCATGTTTTGTTGGATAGCAATCTGGGAGGGAGAAGACAGCATGTGGTACAACATCCCTTACGGGGTGACATCGGCGCCGCCGCTATTCAGTATCTTGAATACTTGAAATCCCTGGGCTTAAATGAGAAGAAGACACTTCAGCGTTACAGAAAAACAATGAGCAACTTTATAGAATATCTACTCGAACTGGGAATAGACAATCGTTCGGGAATAACCGAAGAAGCTATAGTGAGGTATGTTGAGAGTCGCGAATATCAACAGAAGGAGTATATTGATACTACGCGCCGCTTTCTATTATTTCTCTTCCGCGAAAATATAATTGCAAAGGACTATTCCTATATGCTAAAATCACTTGGTAAAAAAATCAAGCGTGTAAAGGCCCCTTCGTTCTATGCTCCAGATGAAGTACAGAAGATAGAGACATCGATTTCCCGTTCAAGCAATATTGGAAAACGCAACTATGCTATGCTATTATTATGCTCCCGTCTAGGGCTGCGCGTCTCGGATATAGCCAATTTGAGTTTTAGCGACATAAATTGGGAAACCAATAAAATAACGCTTGTGCAATATAAGACCGGAAATCCATTGACACTTCCACTTTTACCTATAGTTGGTAATGCCATTATCGACTATGTTCGGTATGCACGCCCAAAATCCATGTCAGACAAAGTGTTTTTAAGTTGTCGTCCTCCATATGGGGCACTTAATGGAGGAGCGGTTCATGGAGCCATCTTAATTGTTTTTAAGTCTTCTGGAATCGAATTCGGGAACAGGCATCATGGAGGGCATGCATTGAGATTCAGTCTGGCGCAAAGAATGCTGGACAAATCCACGCCAATCTCAATTATATCGGAAACACTGGGTCACTCCGAAGCAGATACAACAAGAACCTATGTCCGGATAGACCTGTCACATATGCTGGGATGCGTACTAGATGTTCCGGAATCCAGCGATTGCTTTTATACGCAGAGAGGAGGGTGGTTCTATGACTGA
- the istB gene encoding IS21-like element helper ATPase IstB, with product MNIEKHLKMLRLNGMEQHWRAMKETRQHGTLNFEQGLEMLLQSEVDDRESKRYDRLKKNAAFRYQASIEEINMDATRGIDHSLITDLATGGYMEKAEPIIITGAAGCGKSFMASAFGLKACAQGKRVAYYNLQKLLQRSKMARLEGSLQKLMDRLAKTDLLILDDFGIVRLEQQQRLDLMEIFEDRHGRKATIIASQLPVASWYDIIGEDTIADAILDRIVHVSHRIELKGYDNNMDM from the coding sequence ATGAACATTGAAAAACACCTAAAAATGCTTCGTCTGAATGGCATGGAGCAACATTGGAGAGCGATGAAAGAAACACGCCAACATGGCACACTGAACTTTGAGCAAGGGCTGGAGATGCTTTTGCAGTCTGAAGTCGATGATCGTGAGAGTAAACGCTATGACAGGTTGAAAAAGAATGCTGCATTCCGCTATCAGGCCTCTATTGAAGAAATCAATATGGATGCCACTCGAGGTATTGACCACTCGCTTATTACCGATCTTGCAACTGGGGGTTATATGGAGAAAGCCGAACCAATCATTATCACAGGGGCAGCTGGCTGTGGAAAATCTTTTATGGCCTCCGCTTTCGGATTGAAGGCTTGTGCACAGGGAAAAAGAGTGGCTTATTACAATCTGCAGAAGCTATTGCAACGTTCAAAAATGGCAAGATTGGAAGGAAGCCTACAAAAACTTATGGACAGACTAGCCAAAACGGACCTTCTCATCCTGGATGACTTCGGTATTGTGCGACTGGAACAACAGCAACGGTTGGATCTCATGGAGATCTTTGAGGACAGACATGGCAGAAAGGCTACCATCATAGCAAGTCAATTACCCGTGGCAAGTTGGTATGATATAATCGGTGAGGATACTATTGCCGATGCAATACTAGATAGAATTGTCCATGTGTCTCACAGGATTGAACTTAAAGGCTATGACAACAATATGGATATGTAA
- the istA gene encoding IS21 family transposase: MSQIKQMIRLHQQGYAIKAIARSLSISKNTVKSYLFKIGEAKLNMSDILSVEDPVLEGLLHSGNPAYRDPRFEDLKERLPHLEKELKRVGVTRKLLWEEYKVSYAQGYGYSQFCYHFSQLSVSARSGTMVMQHEAADKLYIDFSGKKLHYIDIQTGELINCEVFVACLPYSNYCYAKAVRSQTIPDFIGALNDCLWSLGGVPKALVPDNLKSAVTRSDRYEPDINRSMEDLANHYDTVVVPARSGKPRDKSAVENHVKIVYTQVFARLRNRRFFDLESLNEAITSCIDKLNQTRMQNRSYCRQERFISSEKHLLGKLPASRFELKHYTELKVADNGHIYLGRDRHSYSVPHIYRRKKAQVVYTDRMVYIFVQGNQVAVHQRSLRPNSYTTNPEHLESSHREYMDISPEKYRKKASEISHSFEQLIIAIFNQKGRYPEQLYRTCDGLFRLQRTYSAAMFDKACNMAVENSMFSSKSVGNMLASGMAGWNEPQENEMPMPHHNNIRGAGYYS; the protein is encoded by the coding sequence ATGAGTCAGATAAAACAGATGATCAGGCTGCACCAGCAGGGCTATGCCATCAAAGCGATAGCCCGCAGTCTCAGTATAAGTAAGAATACCGTAAAGTCCTATCTTTTTAAGATAGGTGAGGCAAAGTTGAACATGAGCGACATTCTGTCTGTGGAAGACCCGGTCCTGGAAGGTCTGCTGCATTCAGGTAATCCGGCCTACCGTGATCCCAGGTTCGAGGATCTCAAAGAGCGTTTGCCGCATCTGGAGAAAGAACTTAAAAGAGTTGGCGTAACGCGTAAACTGCTTTGGGAAGAATACAAAGTATCTTATGCCCAGGGGTATGGTTACTCCCAGTTCTGTTATCACTTTTCACAGCTCAGTGTTTCTGCCCGTTCAGGAACCATGGTAATGCAACATGAAGCCGCAGACAAGCTCTATATCGACTTCTCCGGCAAGAAGTTGCATTATATTGATATCCAGACAGGTGAGCTTATTAATTGCGAGGTATTTGTCGCCTGTCTTCCTTATTCCAATTATTGTTATGCAAAAGCTGTGCGTAGCCAAACAATCCCTGATTTTATTGGAGCGCTGAATGATTGCCTGTGGTCCCTGGGCGGAGTCCCCAAGGCACTGGTACCGGATAATCTAAAGTCGGCTGTAACCAGGAGTGACCGCTATGAACCTGATATCAACAGAAGTATGGAAGATCTGGCCAATCACTACGATACCGTTGTGGTTCCTGCCCGCTCAGGAAAACCAAGGGACAAAAGTGCTGTTGAGAACCATGTCAAAATCGTCTATACACAGGTATTCGCACGATTGCGCAACCGTAGGTTCTTCGATCTGGAATCGCTCAATGAAGCCATTACCTCGTGCATAGACAAGCTCAACCAGACACGAATGCAAAACCGCAGTTACTGCCGTCAGGAACGCTTTATCAGCAGTGAAAAGCATCTATTGGGCAAACTTCCTGCGAGCCGCTTTGAGCTGAAGCACTATACCGAGCTTAAAGTGGCTGACAACGGCCATATTTACTTGGGCCGCGACCGTCACTCTTATAGTGTACCGCATATCTACCGCAGGAAAAAAGCGCAGGTCGTATACACTGATCGTATGGTCTACATCTTTGTGCAAGGCAATCAGGTAGCTGTACATCAGCGTAGCCTGCGTCCAAACTCATATACCACCAACCCAGAACATCTAGAGTCCAGTCATCGTGAATACATGGATATTAGTCCTGAAAAATATCGCAAGAAAGCTTCTGAGATATCCCATTCATTCGAGCAGCTTATCATAGCGATATTCAATCAAAAGGGACGTTATCCCGAGCAGCTCTACCGTACCTGTGATGGGCTGTTTCGTTTGCAACGTACTTACTCCGCAGCCATGTTCGATAAGGCCTGCAACATGGCTGTAGAAAACAGCATGTTCAGTTCTAAATCGGTTGGAAATATGCTGGCCAGCGGTATGGCGGGATGGAATGAACCTCAAGAAAATGAAATGCCAATGCCTCATCATAACAACATCAGAGGTGCAGGTTATTATAGTTAA
- a CDS encoding ISL3 family transposase — MNASKLVFSDDGDNFRIISVDNQQDVLVVYVQSTTRSAVCPNCCITSKRIHSYYTRKIADLPVFGKTSRIILRSRKFYCHQDECPFKIFTERFESHFRPYKRRTERLESKIRQLGLLAGGRPAQRICTILSIPTSDTTILRLIEKSDFSPAKGVTAIGVDDWAYKKRKSYGSILVNLHTGKVIDLLPDREQETLRKWLQERPEIEVMSRDRYSNYQKAITLGAPQSIQVTDRWHLLKNLSEAVQKVLIRHYSKATALLANKQLRVDDQQIAENQSSLSENRSSPDSAHGGIRLKRFEQLKELQKKGYSIRAMARHLCMHRQTVKNYLDMETLPRKSQCKINPLEKFFTHIKKRMEEEPSILITTLWQELRTQGYKGAYSTFSEGLKFYGIRVGKKAGFTKELPNHGAATFKPSSAAIWFLSDQQNLWDDQRNIIRELCKSSKELNKTFILVQSFRKIMAEKSGDTKLREWIEKSSTSGLKEIASFAKGLLADCPAVENALTLPWSNGPVEGNVNRLKMIKRQMYGRAGFDLLRKRVLYAPS; from the coding sequence ATGAATGCATCAAAACTTGTTTTTTCGGACGATGGTGATAACTTTAGGATTATATCAGTAGATAACCAGCAAGATGTACTGGTAGTTTATGTGCAGAGTACTACCCGAAGTGCTGTCTGCCCAAACTGCTGCATCACTTCGAAAAGAATCCACAGCTATTACACCCGCAAGATCGCAGACCTTCCTGTCTTTGGTAAAACTTCCAGAATTATTCTTCGCTCTCGTAAATTTTATTGTCATCAAGACGAATGTCCGTTCAAAATATTCACCGAGAGGTTCGAGAGTCATTTCAGGCCATATAAACGGAGGACTGAGCGTCTGGAAAGTAAGATCAGACAACTTGGGCTTCTTGCCGGAGGAAGGCCTGCTCAGCGGATTTGTACCATATTGTCGATACCCACTAGCGATACGACTATACTACGGTTGATTGAAAAAAGCGATTTTTCACCAGCAAAAGGTGTAACCGCCATTGGCGTAGACGATTGGGCTTACAAAAAAAGGAAAAGTTACGGTAGTATTTTGGTCAATCTCCACACAGGGAAAGTGATAGATCTATTACCAGACCGTGAACAGGAGACATTGCGTAAATGGCTACAGGAACGTCCAGAGATTGAAGTAATGAGCCGGGATAGATACAGTAACTATCAAAAAGCAATTACTTTGGGTGCTCCCCAATCTATCCAGGTCACCGATCGTTGGCACTTGTTGAAAAATTTAAGTGAGGCGGTACAGAAAGTTTTGATTAGGCATTACAGCAAAGCCACAGCTTTGTTGGCCAATAAGCAGTTGCGGGTTGACGATCAACAAATAGCTGAAAATCAAAGCTCACTATCTGAAAACAGAAGCTCTCCGGATTCAGCTCATGGCGGGATCCGCTTAAAGCGGTTTGAGCAACTGAAGGAATTACAGAAAAAAGGATATTCCATACGTGCCATGGCACGGCATCTGTGCATGCACAGACAAACCGTCAAAAACTATCTGGACATGGAGACCTTGCCCCGGAAATCTCAATGCAAGATTAATCCGCTTGAAAAATTCTTTACGCATATAAAAAAGCGTATGGAGGAAGAGCCGAGCATATTGATCACCACATTGTGGCAGGAGCTCAGAACCCAAGGATATAAGGGAGCCTATTCAACTTTCTCAGAAGGCTTGAAATTCTATGGGATCCGAGTGGGCAAAAAAGCTGGGTTCACTAAAGAATTACCGAATCATGGTGCAGCAACTTTTAAACCATCATCAGCGGCGATATGGTTTCTGTCAGATCAACAAAATCTGTGGGATGACCAACGGAATATCATCCGCGAATTATGCAAATCCTCCAAAGAGCTGAATAAGACTTTTATCCTAGTGCAATCCTTCCGTAAAATAATGGCTGAGAAGTCGGGCGATACAAAATTGAGGGAGTGGATCGAGAAATCAAGCACCTCGGGACTAAAAGAAATAGCATCATTCGCAAAAGGACTGCTCGCCGATTGCCCCGCTGTTGAAAATGCGCTCACCTTACCATGGAGTAATGGTCCCGTGGAAGGAAACGTGAACCGACTGAAAATGATTAAGAGGCAGATGTATGGTAGAGCGGGGTTTGACTTATTGAGGAAACGTGTATTATACGCTCCGTCTTGA
- a CDS encoding cold-shock protein, with amino-acid sequence MSKSQITFNKKEREKKKLLKKQQKIEKKEFNKTNNDKGKSLEELFAYVDEHGNISDRPAIKLKEGESPSMASNHHDEYSFGKVVHYNNDSNYGFIRDNETQQSIYFNDRLAGHKLNLNQKVKFKFKSAKQGAQVTEVLIEY; translated from the coding sequence ATGAGCAAAAGCCAAATTACATTTAACAAAAAAGAACGAGAAAAAAAGAAACTACTCAAAAAACAACAAAAAATTGAGAAAAAAGAATTCAACAAAACAAACAACGACAAGGGGAAATCTTTGGAAGAATTGTTTGCTTATGTTGATGAACATGGGAATATTTCAGACAGACCTGCGATAAAATTGAAAGAAGGGGAGAGTCCAAGCATGGCCTCAAATCATCATGACGAGTATTCCTTCGGAAAAGTTGTCCATTACAATAACGACTCCAACTATGGGTTTATTAGAGACAACGAAACTCAGCAATCTATTTATTTCAATGACCGTCTTGCTGGACATAAATTGAACCTGAATCAGAAAGTGAAGTTTAAATTTAAAAGTGCTAAACAAGGAGCTCAAGTCACTGAAGTCTTGATCGAGTATTAG
- a CDS encoding TetR/AcrR family transcriptional regulator, which yields MNTKEKIIVGALKLYNRDGIRTVTTRQIAQELNISAGNLHYHFKHTEDIIFQLFQLLQNEYEKMILKPEDDASTFRQVLDSFIDGSYALISKYRFIFENFAEICNWIPSIAEAYRNLVAQREEQLVSLFLYYAELGMFRSDIPLVNLQGFVRQLFIISDFWSSSYAVLGAHQNGNPLEDYRQTIHTAFYPYLV from the coding sequence ATGAATACGAAAGAAAAAATTATTGTGGGTGCGTTGAAGCTTTATAATCGTGATGGTATACGTACGGTAACAACGCGTCAAATTGCTCAGGAACTGAATATAAGTGCCGGTAATCTTCATTATCATTTTAAACATACCGAGGATATTATTTTTCAACTTTTCCAATTATTGCAAAATGAGTATGAAAAGATGATTTTGAAGCCTGAAGATGATGCAAGCACATTTCGCCAGGTGCTGGATAGTTTTATTGATGGCTCTTATGCGCTGATATCGAAATACAGGTTTATTTTTGAGAATTTTGCTGAAATTTGCAACTGGATCCCCAGTATTGCAGAAGCTTACAGAAATTTGGTGGCACAGCGTGAAGAGCAACTTGTCTCTCTATTTTTGTATTACGCTGAGTTAGGCATGTTTCGTTCTGATATACCTTTGGTAAATTTACAGGGGTTCGTGCGCCAACTTTTTATCATTTCAGATTTTTGGAGCTCAAGCTATGCTGTTTTGGGTGCACACCAAAATGGAAATCCACTGGAAGATTATAGACAGACGATTCATACGGCCTTTTATCCATATCTTGTTTAA
- a CDS encoding metallophosphoesterase codes for MKNKRKLKHIAICLFVMGALLGFYSWKIEPHWVKYEQINLTVKHLPEALEGKSLIQISDIHIGNYVDKDFIKRTFREIGALKPDIVVYTGDFVRLVNNKIPLEQLNEVMQDAPKGKLQTLAILGNHDYGKNFRDSAAADSIVSLLHGYSIKVLRNESVITQGLRIFGIEDFWGTNFDLVKAMKDYDQSQASLVLCHNPDAAYLDGWNRYNGWILAGHTHAGQVRIPFWGSPIIPVKNKNYDQGIKKISGDRTLYINRGLGHSIPIRFNARPEVTIFTLRKE; via the coding sequence ATGAAAAATAAGCGAAAATTAAAGCATATAGCAATATGTTTATTCGTAATGGGTGCATTGCTCGGTTTTTACAGCTGGAAAATCGAGCCACATTGGGTAAAATATGAGCAGATCAATCTAACTGTAAAACATTTACCCGAAGCATTGGAAGGAAAATCATTGATCCAGATCTCGGACATCCATATCGGCAACTATGTGGATAAAGATTTTATAAAAAGAACCTTTCGGGAAATCGGAGCATTAAAGCCCGATATCGTGGTATACACCGGCGATTTTGTACGTCTTGTTAACAATAAAATCCCCTTAGAACAACTCAATGAAGTCATGCAAGATGCCCCAAAAGGCAAACTTCAAACATTGGCAATTCTAGGCAATCATGACTATGGAAAAAATTTTCGAGACAGTGCGGCAGCAGATTCAATCGTTAGCCTACTCCATGGATATTCGATAAAAGTATTGAGAAATGAAAGCGTAATAACCCAGGGGTTAAGAATATTCGGTATAGAGGACTTTTGGGGAACAAACTTTGACCTTGTAAAGGCCATGAAAGACTACGATCAATCTCAAGCCAGTTTAGTATTATGTCATAATCCGGATGCCGCATACCTCGACGGCTGGAATAGATACAATGGCTGGATCCTGGCAGGACACACACATGCTGGCCAAGTAAGAATTCCTTTTTGGGGCTCCCCGATTATTCCCGTAAAAAATAAAAACTACGATCAAGGAATCAAGAAAATAAGCGGAGACAGAACATTATATATCAACCGCGGACTGGGACACAGCATTCCCATCAGATTCAACGCCCGACCCGAGGTTACCATTTTCACATTAAGGAAAGAATAA
- a CDS encoding GNAT family protein — protein sequence MITLLQFEKSDFPLFKSWIRSAEELLQFAGPYFSFPLTDNQLEKYIQDPKRQAFKIIDTATKEIIGHCELSFERDIPRLCRILIAKNSERNKGYGKSTVNTLLRRLFIEGNYEIADLNVYDWNHNAIRCYEAVGFRINENMISEVKIGNETWKSLNMKISKSDWKS from the coding sequence ATGATAACACTACTTCAATTCGAAAAATCAGATTTCCCGCTTTTTAAATCATGGATTCGATCAGCAGAGGAACTATTACAGTTTGCAGGACCGTATTTTTCGTTTCCGCTTACTGATAACCAACTTGAAAAATACATTCAAGATCCGAAACGACAAGCCTTTAAAATAATCGATACAGCAACCAAAGAAATTATCGGCCACTGCGAATTAAGCTTCGAACGGGATATTCCAAGACTTTGCCGTATTCTGATCGCAAAAAATTCGGAACGAAATAAAGGTTACGGCAAGAGCACTGTGAACACACTACTCAGGCGGCTTTTTATTGAAGGTAATTATGAAATAGCTGATTTAAACGTTTATGACTGGAATCACAATGCAATCCGATGTTATGAAGCCGTAGGTTTTCGAATTAACGAAAATATGATTTCGGAAGTAAAAATTGGCAACGAAACCTGGAAAAGCCTCAATATGAAGATTAGCAAATCTGACTGGAAAAGTTAA
- a CDS encoding SRPBCC family protein: MPQLILDTIIEAPLSVVFDLARSIDLHMYSTKKTGEKAIDGVTSGLIEAGQQVRWRARHLGVKQTLTVQITAMEKPHFFEDRMTQGVFHSMDHQHIFKELEHGKVLMRDVFNFKAPLGVLGRLVEWLFLTRYMLRFLEERNQVIKEVAESGKYRLYLPV; encoded by the coding sequence ATGCCGCAGCTTATTTTAGATACAATTATAGAAGCTCCTTTATCGGTTGTTTTTGATTTGGCACGTAGTATTGATCTGCATATGTATTCGACAAAGAAAACTGGAGAGAAGGCAATTGATGGGGTGACGTCGGGATTAATCGAGGCAGGTCAGCAGGTGCGCTGGCGCGCAAGGCATCTTGGAGTAAAGCAAACATTGACTGTGCAGATAACAGCGATGGAAAAACCTCATTTTTTCGAAGATCGAATGACTCAAGGAGTGTTTCATTCGATGGATCACCAGCATATTTTCAAGGAACTGGAACATGGTAAAGTATTAATGCGCGATGTGTTCAATTTTAAGGCTCCGCTCGGGGTTCTGGGAAGGCTTGTGGAATGGCTATTTTTAACCCGATACATGCTGCGCTTTCTTGAAGAAAGAAATCAGGTGATCAAAGAAGTTGCCGAGTCGGGTAAATACCGGCTGTATCTTCCAGTCTAG